A DNA window from Trichosurus vulpecula isolate mTriVul1 chromosome 2, mTriVul1.pri, whole genome shotgun sequence contains the following coding sequences:
- the LOC118836705 gene encoding metabotropic glutamate receptor 5-like: MVLLLFLAILLLKEDAGRNAGFLVSAQSNERRVVAHMPGDIIIGALFSVHHQPTVDKVHERKCGEVREQYGIQRVEAMLHTLERINSDPTLLPNITLGCEIRDSCWHSAVALEQSIEFIRDSLISSEEEEGLVRCVDGSSTPFRSKKPIVGVIGPGSSSVAIQVQNLLQLFNIPQIAYSATSMDLSDKTLFKYFMRVVPSDAQQARAMVDIVKRYNWTYVSAVHTEGKFLLCQEMIPF; encoded by the coding sequence ATGGTCCTTTTGTTGTTCCTGGCAATCCTGCTTTTGAAGGAAGATGCTGGTAGGAATGCTGGCTTTCTGGTTTCTGCGCAGTCCAATGAGAGGAGGGTGGTTGCTCATATGCCCGGTGATATCATCATTGGGGCTTTATTTTCAGTCCACCACCAACCTACTGTGGACAAGGTCCATGAAAGGAAATGTGGAGAAGTCAGGGAACAATATGGCATTCAGAGAGTGGAGGCCATGCTCCACACCCTGGAGAGGATTAATTCAGACCCAACACTGTTGCCTAATATTACATTAGGCTGTGAAATAAGGGATTCCTGCTGGCATTCTGCTGTGGCCCTGGAGCAGAGCatagaattcataagggactccCTCATTTcttcagaagaggaagagggcTTGGTGCGCTGTGTTGATGGCTCCTCCACCCCATTCCGCTCGAAAAAACCCATAGTTGGAGTGATTGGCCCCGGTTCCAGCTCTGTGGCAATCCAGGTCCAGAACTTGCTCCAGCTTTTCAATATACCTCAGATAGCATACTCAGCCACAAGCATGGACTTGAGTGACAAAACATTGTTCAAGTATTTCATGAGGGTAGTTCCATCAGATGCCCAACAGGCTCGGGCCATGGTGGACATCGTGAAAAGATACAACTGGACCTATGTTTCTGCAGTGCACACAGAAGGTAAATTTCTATTATGTCAAGAGATGATACCTTTCTAA